A single Notoacmeibacter ruber DNA region contains:
- a CDS encoding YggS family pyridoxal phosphate-dependent enzyme, whose product MDGSLENFNEVVRSIQQAAEEAGRPASDITLIAVSKTHDADTIRPVVEAGQRVFGENRVQEAQGKWPALRQDYPDIELHLIGPLQSNKAADAVALFDVIETVDREKIARELAKEIEKQGKAPRLLVQVNTGKEEQKAGIMPEDAVAFVARCRDEYGLVIDGLMCIPPVDENPGPHFALLEKLAGEAGVSTLSMGMSSDYQTAIAFGATHIRVGSAIFGARDDGQK is encoded by the coding sequence ATGGACGGCAGTCTGGAAAATTTCAACGAGGTTGTACGCTCCATCCAGCAGGCGGCAGAAGAAGCTGGCCGCCCCGCCTCCGATATCACGCTGATTGCCGTATCGAAAACGCATGATGCGGACACCATCCGCCCGGTGGTCGAAGCTGGCCAGCGCGTCTTCGGCGAAAACCGGGTGCAGGAAGCGCAGGGCAAATGGCCAGCACTTCGCCAGGACTACCCCGACATCGAACTGCACCTGATCGGACCGCTGCAAAGCAACAAGGCTGCCGACGCCGTTGCCTTGTTCGACGTCATCGAGACCGTCGACCGCGAAAAGATCGCCAGGGAACTGGCGAAGGAGATCGAAAAACAGGGCAAGGCCCCTCGCCTGCTCGTGCAGGTCAATACGGGCAAGGAAGAGCAGAAAGCCGGCATCATGCCTGAGGATGCAGTCGCCTTTGTCGCCCGATGTCGCGATGAGTACGGGCTGGTGATCGACGGGCTGATGTGCATCCCGCCCGTCGATGAAAATCCCGGCCCGCATTTCGCCCTTCTGGAAAAGCTGGCAGGAGAAGCCGGCGTCTCGACGCTTTCCATGGGCATGAGCTCCGACTACCAGACCGCGATCGCATTCGGCGCGACCCATATCCGCGTAGGCTCCGCCATCTTCGGCGCGCGGGACGACGGACAGAAATAA
- a CDS encoding ZinT family metal-binding protein → MNSNSWKHTALVAIAALLLGGPAQAEDRKGDNSSAHAHGHSHSDAEPKNDIGKGYFEDSQIKDRTLADWQGDWQSVYPYLQAGTLDPVMAHKAEAGEKTAYEYKAYYETGYRTDVNRIVIDGDSFTFYKDGETLAGRYADDGHETLTYKKGNRGVRYIFKKVSGDDGAPRFVQFSDHAIAPVDAGHFHLYWGDDRAALLEEVTNWPTYYPASLSGAQIVDEMMAH, encoded by the coding sequence ATGAATAGCAATTCATGGAAACACACGGCACTCGTGGCCATCGCGGCACTGCTTCTTGGCGGACCGGCGCAGGCGGAAGACAGGAAAGGCGATAACTCGTCAGCCCATGCGCATGGCCACTCCCATAGCGACGCTGAGCCGAAGAACGATATTGGCAAAGGCTATTTCGAAGACAGCCAGATCAAGGACCGGACACTGGCCGACTGGCAGGGCGACTGGCAGTCCGTATACCCCTATCTGCAGGCCGGCACGCTTGACCCCGTCATGGCGCACAAGGCCGAGGCGGGCGAGAAGACCGCCTATGAATACAAAGCCTATTACGAGACCGGGTACCGGACGGATGTGAACCGCATCGTGATCGATGGCGACAGCTTCACCTTCTATAAGGATGGAGAGACGTTGGCGGGCCGATATGCCGATGATGGCCACGAGACCCTGACCTACAAGAAGGGCAATCGCGGTGTGCGATACATCTTCAAGAAGGTCTCGGGCGACGATGGCGCTCCCCGGTTCGTCCAGTTCAGCGACCACGCCATCGCGCCGGTCGATGCCGGTCACTTCCATCTCTACTGGGGCGACGACCGAGCCGCTCTGCTGGAAGAAGTGACCAACTGGCCGACCTACTATCCCGCCTCATTAAGCGGCGCACAGATCGTCGACGAGATGATGGCGCATTGA
- the acs gene encoding acetate--CoA ligase has protein sequence MSDVQLHPVQDAWKERALIDKAQYDEMYKRSIDDPEGFWKEHMQRLDWIKEPTRIKAVNFEYPDISIKWFEDGELNVSANCIDRHLKDKGEQTAIIWEADSPDDEAQHISYQQLHAHVCKFANVLKEMGVSKGDRVVIYLPMIPQAAYAMLACARIGAVHSIVFAGFSPDALADRINDCDAKVLITADHAPRGGKKTPLKANADKALKKCGDDVKCLTVKRVGDDVDMQDGRDFWLHEMEETVGNDCDPVAMNAEDPLFILYTSGSTGKPKGVVHTSGGYLVWTSMTHELVFDYHPGDIYWCGADIGWVTGHSYIVYGPLANGATTLMFEGVPTYPDASRFWKVIEKHKVNQFYTAPTAIRALMGKGDSFVEGHDLSSLKVLGTVGEPINPEAWEWYFHKIGKGKTPIVDTWWQTETGGHLITPLPGATDLKPGSATNPFFGVKPVMLEAESGKVIEATEAEGVLAIADSWPGQMRTVYGDHERFANTYFQQYQGYYFSGDGARRDADGYYWITGRVDDVINVSGHRMGTAEVESALVSHPKVSEAAVVGYPHDVKGQGIYCYVTLMAGEEPSEELRNELRNHVREEIGPIASPDLIQFAPGLPKTRSGKIMRRILRKIAEDQYDSLGDTSTLAEPEVVDDLIVNHKDLKG, from the coding sequence ATGAGTGACGTACAATTGCATCCGGTTCAGGACGCGTGGAAGGAGCGCGCACTGATCGACAAGGCCCAGTACGATGAAATGTACAAGCGGTCGATCGACGATCCGGAGGGTTTCTGGAAAGAGCACATGCAGCGGCTCGACTGGATCAAGGAACCCACCCGGATCAAGGCGGTCAATTTCGAATATCCCGACATTTCGATCAAATGGTTCGAGGATGGCGAACTGAACGTCAGTGCCAATTGCATCGACCGCCATTTAAAGGACAAGGGCGAGCAGACGGCGATCATCTGGGAGGCCGACAGCCCCGACGATGAAGCGCAGCATATCAGCTACCAACAGCTTCACGCTCATGTCTGCAAATTCGCAAATGTGCTGAAGGAGATGGGCGTCTCCAAGGGTGATCGGGTCGTGATCTATCTGCCGATGATCCCGCAGGCCGCCTATGCGATGCTGGCCTGTGCACGGATCGGCGCGGTTCACTCCATCGTTTTCGCGGGCTTTTCGCCCGATGCCCTCGCCGACCGCATCAACGATTGCGACGCGAAAGTCCTCATTACGGCCGATCATGCGCCGCGCGGCGGCAAGAAGACGCCGCTCAAGGCCAATGCCGACAAGGCTCTGAAGAAATGCGGCGATGACGTCAAATGCCTCACCGTCAAGCGTGTCGGCGATGATGTCGACATGCAGGACGGGCGCGATTTCTGGCTGCACGAAATGGAAGAGACGGTCGGAAACGACTGCGATCCCGTGGCGATGAATGCCGAGGATCCGCTCTTCATCCTCTACACATCCGGCTCGACCGGAAAGCCGAAGGGCGTCGTCCATACGTCGGGCGGCTATCTGGTCTGGACCTCGATGACCCATGAGCTGGTCTTCGATTATCATCCCGGCGACATCTACTGGTGCGGCGCCGATATCGGCTGGGTCACCGGCCACAGCTACATCGTCTACGGCCCGCTTGCGAACGGCGCGACGACGCTGATGTTCGAGGGCGTGCCGACCTATCCGGACGCGTCACGCTTCTGGAAGGTGATCGAAAAGCACAAGGTCAACCAGTTCTATACGGCGCCGACTGCCATTCGCGCGCTGATGGGCAAAGGCGACAGCTTCGTCGAGGGTCATGACCTGTCTTCGTTGAAAGTGCTTGGCACCGTGGGCGAGCCCATCAATCCTGAAGCCTGGGAGTGGTATTTCCACAAAATCGGCAAGGGCAAGACGCCGATTGTCGACACATGGTGGCAGACCGAGACCGGCGGCCATCTCATCACCCCGCTTCCAGGCGCGACCGACCTGAAACCCGGCTCGGCCACCAATCCGTTCTTTGGCGTCAAACCGGTCATGCTGGAGGCGGAAAGCGGCAAGGTGATCGAAGCGACGGAAGCGGAGGGCGTCCTTGCCATTGCCGATAGCTGGCCGGGGCAGATGCGGACTGTCTATGGCGATCACGAGCGCTTCGCCAACACCTATTTCCAGCAATATCAGGGCTATTACTTCTCCGGCGACGGCGCGCGCCGCGATGCCGATGGCTATTACTGGATCACCGGACGTGTCGATGACGTCATCAACGTCTCCGGCCACCGCATGGGCACGGCCGAGGTCGAAAGCGCCCTTGTCTCCCACCCCAAGGTCTCAGAGGCAGCGGTTGTCGGTTACCCGCACGATGTGAAGGGTCAGGGCATCTACTGCTATGTGACCCTGATGGCCGGAGAGGAGCCCTCGGAGGAACTGCGCAACGAACTTCGCAACCATGTTCGCGAGGAGATCGGGCCGATCGCCTCACCCGATCTGATCCAGTTCGCGCCGGGTCTGCCGAAAACCCGGTCGGGCAAGATCATGCGCCGCATCCTGCGCAAGATCGCCGAGGACCAGTATGACAGTCTGGGCGACACCTCGACCCTGGCCGAACCGGAGGTAGTCGACGATCTGATCGTCAACCACAAAGACCTCAAGGGCTGA
- a CDS encoding MarR family winged helix-turn-helix transcriptional regulator translates to MFDKRFSAGYLANHMARLFFHALQRNIAALDLAPAQFMTLLELWEEDGLTQAELVERLDVEQATMANTLKRMERDGLIERKPHPVDRRSRKNCLTERGRNLQKPATEAATSVNEIALQGLNPWERTALIELMRNTISNLQKAERF, encoded by the coding sequence ATGTTCGATAAGAGATTTTCCGCAGGCTATCTCGCGAACCACATGGCGCGCCTTTTCTTTCATGCGCTGCAACGCAATATCGCGGCACTGGATCTGGCCCCGGCGCAGTTCATGACCCTTCTCGAACTATGGGAAGAAGACGGTCTGACGCAGGCCGAGCTGGTCGAACGCCTCGATGTCGAACAGGCGACGATGGCCAACACGCTCAAAAGGATGGAACGTGACGGCCTGATTGAGCGAAAGCCCCATCCTGTCGATCGCCGATCACGGAAAAACTGCCTCACGGAACGCGGTCGGAACCTGCAAAAGCCGGCCACCGAAGCAGCGACCTCTGTCAATGAGATTGCCCTTCAGGGATTGAACCCTTGGGAGCGCACCGCCCTGATCGAACTCATGCGCAACACGATCTCCAATCTGCAGAAAGCGGAGCGATTTTGA
- the purH gene encoding bifunctional phosphoribosylaminoimidazolecarboxamide formyltransferase/IMP cyclohydrolase yields the protein MAVAAKSITPPDRITIRRALLSVSDKTGLIDLARALAERDVELLSTGGTAKAIREAGLAVKDVSDITGFPEIMDGRVKTLHPKVHGGLLSIRDDADHKAAMEEHDIGAIDLAVINLYPFEEVRAAGGEYALTVENIDIGGPAMVRASAKNHAYVATIVDPSDYAPLLAQIAENDGGTNYAFRQRLSAKAFARTAAYDAAISNWFAETLDVEAPDYRAFGGKLAAVMRYGENPHQSAGFYTDGTNRPGVATATQVQGKTLSYNNINDTDAAFELAAEFDPERTAAVAIIKHANPCGVAEGASLVDAYRKALRCDPVSAFGGIVALNRALDAEAAEEIVKVFTEVIIAPDASDEAKAIIAAKKNLRLLLTGGLPDPAARGATVKSVAGGLLVQDRDFGRIDDLDLKVVTKRAPSDQEMADLRFAFRVAKHVKSNAIVYVKEGATVGVGAGQMSRVDSARIAARKSADAAEAAGISEPLSKGSVVASDAFFPFADGLLSAVEAGATAVIQPGGSMRDDEVIAAADEHGIAMVMTGMRHFRH from the coding sequence ATGGCCGTTGCCGCAAAATCCATCACTCCGCCCGACCGCATCACGATCCGGCGCGCACTCCTCTCCGTTTCCGACAAGACCGGTCTTATCGATCTGGCGCGCGCCCTGGCCGAACGCGACGTGGAGCTGCTTTCGACCGGCGGCACTGCGAAGGCGATCCGCGAAGCCGGGTTGGCCGTCAAGGACGTGTCAGACATTACCGGCTTTCCCGAGATCATGGATGGACGCGTCAAGACACTTCATCCGAAAGTCCATGGCGGCCTTCTGTCGATCCGCGACGATGCCGACCACAAGGCCGCGATGGAAGAGCATGACATCGGCGCCATCGATCTGGCGGTCATCAATCTCTACCCGTTCGAAGAGGTGCGCGCCGCGGGTGGTGAATACGCACTGACCGTCGAAAATATCGATATTGGCGGGCCTGCCATGGTGCGCGCCTCGGCGAAAAATCACGCCTATGTCGCGACGATCGTAGACCCGTCCGATTATGCGCCGCTTCTGGCGCAGATCGCTGAAAACGATGGCGGGACCAATTATGCGTTCCGCCAGCGGCTTTCCGCGAAAGCCTTTGCCCGCACGGCCGCCTATGATGCCGCCATCTCGAACTGGTTCGCCGAAACGCTGGATGTCGAAGCGCCGGATTACCGTGCTTTTGGCGGTAAGCTGGCGGCGGTGATGCGTTATGGGGAAAACCCGCATCAGAGCGCCGGCTTCTACACCGATGGCACGAATCGGCCTGGCGTCGCGACCGCGACGCAGGTGCAGGGCAAGACGCTGTCCTACAACAATATCAACGATACCGACGCCGCCTTCGAACTGGCGGCCGAATTCGATCCGGAGCGGACGGCCGCCGTCGCCATCATCAAGCACGCCAACCCCTGCGGCGTCGCCGAGGGCGCGTCGCTCGTCGATGCGTACCGCAAGGCTCTCCGCTGCGATCCGGTTTCGGCATTCGGCGGGATCGTCGCTCTCAACCGCGCACTGGATGCGGAAGCGGCCGAGGAGATCGTCAAGGTCTTCACGGAGGTTATCATTGCGCCGGATGCCAGCGATGAAGCCAAGGCGATTATCGCTGCCAAGAAGAACCTGCGGCTGCTGCTGACGGGCGGACTGCCCGACCCGGCGGCGCGGGGCGCGACCGTCAAGAGCGTTGCCGGCGGCCTTCTCGTGCAGGATCGCGATTTCGGTCGGATCGACGATCTCGATCTGAAGGTTGTGACCAAGCGCGCGCCCAGCGATCAGGAGATGGCCGATCTGCGTTTCGCCTTCCGGGTCGCCAAGCATGTGAAGAGCAATGCCATCGTCTACGTCAAGGAAGGCGCGACCGTCGGCGTTGGCGCTGGACAGATGAGCCGTGTCGACAGCGCCCGTATCGCAGCGCGCAAAAGCGCCGATGCTGCCGAAGCAGCAGGTATCTCCGAACCCTTGTCGAAAGGCTCCGTCGTGGCTTCCGACGCCTTCTTCCCCTTTGCGGACGGCCTGCTTTCAGCGGTGGAAGCTGGTGCGACGGCGGTGATCCAGCCGGGCGGTTCAATGCGCGACGATGAGGTGATCGCCGCGGCGGATGAGCACGGGATCGCCATGGTGATGACGGGCATGCGCCACTTCCGTCACTAG
- a CDS encoding heparinase II/III family protein, with product MSDKKNTPTGAITIGEYPSALFRLLVEAAKRQLVRPFQTGRLARLRALRLVSNPPHIVFAPQRLMEGDPERARAYYSGEWRLAGHTVSVGPGGPFAQNDVPESWCRELERFVWLADFQAAQSDLAAAQARYLVEDYLSRPVLATRTSANVGIATERVLQWLKASPLLLRNADSHFGPMLGRAFVRHCRWLRRAIPASPEPLDRLRGRVALLGLALCLSDGQKRVEKAEKNLLSELDRQLLADGGHASRDPSVLPTILEDLLLLRQAYGHLGRAPPQPFTEAIDRLFVLLRFFDLGAGRLARFNGGGWVDPLLIQTLLARDETEGRPAGLAAASHYLRLEAGDSVAIADVGGPPPLSFAGHAHAGMLSFEFSSGGEPIVVNCGAARDPKSTVFGLSRVTAAHSTLAVADRSSAQFARAGRLMKWLGRPLIGPVHVALRRDGTHAATAAHDGYVEPFGLRHERTLILAENGQSLAGIDRLYAEPDDREIVIDMPVTLRFHLHPTIDCWRERDGSIRLTTKGGRRWRFVVDGHRAAMTDSLYLGRAGEPAATRQIEITPPISNAPLTIEWGLVAED from the coding sequence TTGTCGGATAAGAAGAACACTCCAACCGGGGCCATCACGATAGGCGAATATCCGAGCGCATTGTTTCGCCTTCTTGTCGAAGCCGCCAAGCGGCAACTGGTTCGTCCCTTTCAAACCGGACGGCTGGCCCGGCTTCGTGCGCTGCGCCTCGTTTCCAATCCGCCGCATATCGTCTTTGCGCCGCAGCGCCTCATGGAAGGCGACCCTGAACGGGCCAGAGCCTATTACTCCGGTGAATGGCGCCTCGCGGGGCATACCGTTTCGGTCGGGCCAGGTGGTCCGTTCGCCCAGAACGATGTGCCGGAAAGTTGGTGCAGGGAGCTGGAGCGGTTCGTCTGGCTGGCCGACTTTCAGGCCGCCCAGAGCGATCTTGCCGCTGCGCAAGCGCGGTATCTGGTCGAGGATTATCTCTCGCGGCCTGTCCTTGCGACCAGGACGAGCGCCAATGTCGGAATTGCGACGGAGCGGGTATTGCAATGGCTCAAGGCCTCGCCGCTTTTGCTCCGCAATGCCGATTCGCATTTCGGCCCGATGCTGGGCCGCGCCTTCGTGCGCCATTGTCGGTGGCTTCGCCGCGCGATTCCGGCCTCGCCCGAGCCACTCGACCGCCTTCGCGGAAGGGTTGCGCTGCTCGGACTGGCGCTCTGCCTATCCGACGGACAAAAGCGCGTGGAGAAGGCCGAGAAGAACCTCCTGAGCGAACTTGACCGGCAATTGCTCGCCGATGGCGGTCACGCCAGCCGCGATCCGTCGGTGCTGCCGACCATTCTGGAAGACCTGCTGCTGCTTCGCCAGGCCTATGGCCATCTCGGTCGTGCGCCACCCCAACCCTTTACCGAGGCCATCGACCGGCTTTTCGTTCTGCTCCGCTTCTTCGATCTCGGAGCGGGCCGTCTGGCGCGTTTCAACGGTGGCGGTTGGGTCGATCCACTCCTGATCCAGACGCTTCTGGCCCGCGATGAAACGGAGGGTCGGCCGGCTGGCTTGGCGGCGGCTTCCCATTATCTGCGATTGGAGGCCGGCGATAGCGTGGCCATTGCGGATGTGGGCGGACCGCCTCCGCTTTCCTTCGCCGGCCATGCGCATGCCGGCATGCTGTCGTTCGAGTTCTCGTCGGGCGGCGAGCCGATTGTCGTCAATTGCGGCGCTGCCCGCGATCCGAAATCGACGGTGTTCGGACTCTCCCGTGTGACTGCCGCGCATTCCACACTGGCTGTGGCCGATCGCTCTTCCGCGCAATTTGCACGGGCCGGGCGCTTGATGAAATGGCTGGGGCGACCGCTGATCGGCCCGGTTCACGTGGCGCTGCGGCGCGACGGAACACACGCGGCGACGGCGGCTCATGATGGCTATGTCGAGCCTTTCGGATTGCGCCACGAGCGGACGCTGATTCTTGCCGAAAACGGTCAATCCCTTGCCGGTATCGACCGGCTCTATGCCGAGCCGGACGATCGGGAGATCGTGATAGACATGCCGGTGACGCTCCGGTTTCATCTCCATCCAACGATCGATTGCTGGCGTGAGCGCGACGGCTCGATCAGGTTGACGACGAAGGGTGGGCGGCGTTGGCGCTTCGTCGTCGATGGTCACCGTGCGGCGATGACCGACAGTCTCTATCTCGGTCGGGCTGGCGAACCTGCCGCGACACGGCAGATCGAGATCACGCCGCCGATATCGAACGCGCCGCTGACGATCGAATGGGGCCTGGTCGCAGAGGACTAA
- a CDS encoding RsmB/NOP family class I SAM-dependent RNA methyltransferase — protein MRATSARKSARPAGKTAATHTDHSSTKTGLAPRLAAARLLAAVIDKATPLDALTDDENGNPAYIALEPRDRGLCRAILLTALRHRGSLEALIADRLDRPLPPNARALEHLLHVGAAQIVHLSVPDSAAVDLAVTAAQGDPRLSRFASLVNAVLRGLTRMSDEKREAVAQKALNAPQWFAAALTRDYGEESAAAILQAHQMEASVDLTVKANAERWAEELGARILPNGSLRLPASTPPIPALPGFEEGAWWVQDAAATIPARLIGATPSMKVADLCAAPGGKTAQIALSGAAVTALDLSASRLRRLEDNLRRLDLSAKTVAADLRKWAPDEAFDAVLLDAPCSSTGTARRHPDVLWTKSDAVVERMAALQAVLLQRCVDLVRPGGTIVFANCSLDRREGEAVARAFEALEAIEPLPVSQAEIPGFETAITGEGWVRTTPANWAEIGGVDGFFAARFRRI, from the coding sequence GTGAGGGCTACTTCCGCAAGAAAGTCCGCGCGCCCAGCCGGGAAAACCGCGGCGACGCACACAGATCACTCTTCCACAAAGACGGGGCTTGCGCCTCGCCTAGCCGCCGCTCGCCTCCTTGCCGCCGTGATCGACAAGGCGACACCGCTGGATGCGCTGACCGACGATGAAAACGGCAATCCGGCCTATATCGCGCTTGAGCCGCGCGACCGTGGGCTATGCCGCGCCATTCTGCTCACGGCTCTTCGCCATCGCGGCAGCCTGGAAGCGCTGATCGCCGATCGCCTGGATCGGCCGCTGCCGCCGAATGCGCGGGCGTTGGAACATCTTCTTCATGTGGGCGCGGCGCAAATCGTGCATCTTTCGGTGCCAGATAGCGCCGCGGTGGATCTTGCGGTGACCGCTGCGCAAGGCGATCCGCGACTTTCGCGGTTTGCCTCGCTCGTGAATGCCGTGCTTCGCGGGCTCACTCGCATGTCGGATGAAAAGCGCGAGGCGGTCGCGCAGAAGGCGCTCAATGCGCCGCAATGGTTCGCGGCAGCCCTGACGCGCGATTATGGCGAGGAGAGCGCTGCCGCCATCCTTCAGGCGCATCAGATGGAGGCCTCCGTCGACCTGACCGTAAAGGCGAACGCGGAGCGCTGGGCAGAAGAGCTTGGTGCGCGCATTCTGCCGAATGGCTCGTTGCGCCTTCCCGCTTCGACGCCGCCTATCCCGGCTCTCCCGGGATTCGAGGAAGGCGCCTGGTGGGTGCAGGATGCCGCCGCGACGATCCCGGCTCGGCTGATCGGTGCGACGCCCTCGATGAAGGTTGCGGACCTCTGCGCTGCGCCAGGGGGCAAGACCGCGCAAATCGCCTTGTCGGGCGCGGCCGTGACGGCGCTCGACCTTTCGGCTTCCCGCCTCCGCCGGCTTGAGGACAATCTTCGCCGGCTTGACCTTTCCGCAAAGACGGTCGCCGCTGACCTTCGGAAATGGGCGCCGGACGAAGCCTTCGATGCCGTTCTTCTCGACGCGCCGTGCTCGTCCACAGGCACCGCACGTCGCCATCCGGACGTGCTGTGGACGAAATCGGATGCCGTGGTGGAACGGATGGCGGCCCTACAGGCGGTCCTTCTTCAGCGTTGCGTTGATCTTGTCAGGCCGGGTGGAACGATCGTATTTGCAAACTGTTCGCTGGACCGGCGTGAGGGTGAAGCGGTGGCCAGGGCGTTCGAGGCGCTGGAGGCGATCGAGCCGCTTCCGGTCAGCCAGGCCGAGATACCCGGCTTCGAAACTGCGATCACCGGAGAGGGCTGGGTTCGAACCACGCCGGCGAACTGGGCCGAGATCGGCGGCGTCGACGGTTTTTTTGCCGCGCGATTTCGGCGGATTTGA
- the htpX gene encoding zinc metalloprotease HtpX has translation MNYVKTAMLIAFMTALFMGVGFLIGGRGGMLIAFGVAVVMNLFSYWNADKLVLKMHGARQVDAQSAPGFYRMVEQLSQNAGLPMPKVYIMENDQPNAFATGRNPENAAVAATTGLLRQLDERELAGVMAHELAHVQNRDTLIMTITATLAGAISMLANFAFFFGGNRGNNPLGIIGMLAAMIVAPLAAMIVQMAISRTREYAADRRGAEISGDPLALASALQRIARGAEAIPNDNAERNPATAHMFIINPLNGQRMDSLFSTHPATANRIAALKEMASGMGGGSGLSSGRAAQDSIHKGGARVPTGAGRRGPWA, from the coding sequence ATGAATTACGTTAAGACGGCAATGCTGATCGCCTTCATGACAGCCCTCTTCATGGGCGTCGGCTTTCTGATCGGCGGACGCGGCGGCATGCTGATCGCGTTCGGTGTCGCTGTTGTCATGAACCTGTTCTCCTACTGGAACGCGGACAAGCTCGTGTTGAAGATGCACGGTGCGCGGCAGGTCGACGCGCAAAGCGCTCCCGGTTTCTACCGCATGGTAGAGCAGCTTTCGCAGAACGCAGGCCTGCCCATGCCCAAGGTCTACATCATGGAAAACGACCAGCCGAATGCTTTTGCCACTGGCCGAAACCCGGAGAATGCCGCGGTTGCAGCGACAACGGGCCTTCTTCGGCAACTGGATGAGCGGGAACTGGCCGGCGTCATGGCGCATGAACTGGCGCACGTCCAAAATCGCGACACGTTAATCATGACGATCACGGCGACGTTGGCCGGTGCCATTTCGATGCTCGCCAATTTTGCGTTCTTTTTCGGCGGCAATCGCGGCAACAACCCTCTCGGCATCATAGGGATGCTGGCGGCGATGATCGTTGCTCCGCTGGCCGCGATGATCGTGCAGATGGCGATCAGCCGGACGCGTGAATATGCCGCCGACCGGCGCGGCGCGGAAATATCCGGCGATCCGCTGGCCCTGGCGAGCGCCCTCCAGCGGATTGCGCGCGGGGCGGAGGCCATACCCAACGACAATGCGGAACGTAACCCCGCGACGGCGCACATGTTCATCATCAATCCGCTCAATGGTCAGCGCATGGATAGCCTTTTCTCGACGCATCCGGCGACCGCGAACCGCATTGCCGCGCTCAAGGAGATGGCGTCTGGTATGGGGGGCGGCTCGGGTTTGTCCTCCGGACGGGCCGCTCAGGACAGTATCCATAAGGGTGGGGCTCGTGTGCCGACCGGTGCCGGGCGTCGAGGCCCTTGGGCGTGA
- a CDS encoding DUF1674 domain-containing protein: MTEKSRKDDAKDAIKQATSGLGAKENEATPDKARLKDEPKGDENEEDGRSASPQRRLEDLPAAARRALQEAEERRAKIDAFEDEMPREIDGRGGREPVRYGDWEKKGIAIDF, from the coding sequence ATGACGGAAAAGTCACGCAAGGACGACGCGAAGGACGCCATCAAGCAGGCGACAAGCGGACTGGGCGCCAAGGAGAACGAAGCAACGCCCGATAAGGCCCGACTGAAAGACGAGCCAAAAGGCGATGAAAACGAGGAAGACGGACGATCGGCCTCGCCTCAACGTCGGCTCGAAGATCTTCCCGCCGCTGCTCGCCGCGCCCTGCAGGAAGCGGAGGAACGCCGTGCGAAGATCGATGCCTTCGAGGACGAGATGCCGCGTGAAATCGACGGTCGCGGCGGACGCGAACCAGTGCGCTATGGCGACTGGGAAAAGAAGGGCATCGCCATCGATTTCTGA